In Ostrea edulis chromosome 4, xbOstEdul1.1, whole genome shotgun sequence, a single window of DNA contains:
- the LOC125669393 gene encoding vesicle transport through interaction with t-SNAREs homolog 1A-like, protein MGTLIESYEQQYSSLTADITFNIGRISNTHGAERQVHIRQAEKLFDEVAELLEQMELEVKDLPLKDRQKYNTRVKSYKAELSKLQTDNKRAKLGIDSSRDELLGDDTHDSEDQRQRLLDNTELLDRTSRRLDHGYKITLETEQIGAQIMEDLHNQRQTIGRSRQRMEEMNTNLGKSSRVLSGMMKRIIQNRLMLLVICAILLIVIVLAIYFIVKKKS, encoded by the exons ATGGGCACCCTAATAGAATCGTACGAGCAACAATATTCAAGCTTAACAGCAGACATCACTTTTAACATAGGAAGAATTTCAAACACACATGGAG CTGAGCGACAGGTACACATTAGACAGGCCGAGAAGTTATTTGATGAGGTTGCTGAGCTG CTTGAACAAATGGAGCTCGAGGTGAAAGATTTACCCCTAAAGGACAGGCAGAAGTACAACACACGAGTCAAAAGTTACAAAGCAGAGCTTTCAAAACTACAGACAGACAat AAACGAGCCAAACTTGGCATTGACAGCAGTAGAGATGAGCTGCTTGGGGATGATACTCATGACTCGGAGGATCAG cGACAGAGACTCCTGGATAACACCGAGTTATTAGACCGCACCTCCAGAAGACTGGATCATGGATACAAAATCACGCTAGAAACAG AACAAATAGGTGCACAAATTATGGAAGATCTCCATAATCAAAGACAGACTATTGGCAGATCACGACAGAGG ATGGAGGAAATGAACACGAACCTGGGGAAAAGCTCCCGTGTTTTGTCAGGAATGATGAAAAG AATCATACAAAACAGACTTATGCTTCTTGTGATATGTGCTATTCTGCTGATTGTCATCGTGTTAGCCATATATTTCATCGTAAAGAAAAAGTCTTGA